The window CCTgtctgcgggaagggcttcagcgATTCCACTAACCTCCAGATCCACCAGcgcgtccacacgggggagaggcccttcagctgccctgagtgcgggaaggccttcagcaattcctcccacttggtgaggcaccagcgggtccacacgggggagaggccgttcacctgctctcagtgcgggaagggcttcatcTGCTCCTACCAcatgctgaggcaccagcgggtccacacgggagagaggccgttcacctgctctcagtgcgggaagggcttcacttgctcctcccacctgcggagccaccagcgtgtccacaccggggagaggcccttcagctgcaccgagtgcgggaaggccttcaggaaTTACACTAGCCTGCTGAGGCACCGGCAgctccacacgggggagaggccattccgatgccacgagtgcgggaaggccttcagcaattcctctgacctgctgaggcaccggcggatccacacaggggagaggcccttcagctgcaccgattgcgggaaggccttcacccgctcctcccacctgcagagCCACCAGCGGGTTCACGTGTcttcgcagggggattgaaggaatgacagccgagtgccattatcgactggactatcaacccactTCCGGGGattctgggttcgattcccaccgcGACAGATGGTGCAATCAGAATTTGGTCataaatctggagttcagaatctaacaATGAAACTATTTTTGGTGGGATGGGGGTGGAAGAAAActtccatctgattcactcagttctttttttagggaaggaaactgtcatcgtGGGAGAAGAgtcactcagtcgtcccagctgcatcctttacccgatctggcctacacgtgactccagacccacagcagtgtggttgactctacactgcccatCCAACGAACTTGGATACAGGATAcgggttgaaattgctgagtgaggcaatacttcccccgggttaaggctgtaccaaggaaacaattacaaagggacaacttggtggtgaccaataatgaagaaagtgaggagttGCAGGGGATGTGTgcactttgaccttgagctgttttttaaaaaaatgctactTTTTCTATGCCTTTCTGCTGGGAgattctgaagctgtaacaaagttgggtcataATAAAGATTATCTGAACTTCACGCtgagctcagactctcattgagagCTTTGAACtgcaacaggtttttgttttaaaactgctcatttctttcaggtGAAAGTGacaactgctgatgctggagatcagaatcaagatgagagtggcgctggtaaagcacagcaggtcaggcagcgtccgaggagcaggaaaatcgacatttcgggcaaggttgattttcctgctccttggatgctgcctgacctgctgcgctcatTTCTGACAGCTTCCTGGACGATGTTTCCAATGTTGTGTATTGGTTCCAGCAGTCACTGAGTAGCCAGTATtgttagaaattgtaaatttttcagGAGTGCAGGTACTGCATCATCCCATTGTCATTATACAGTTTCCTGGTAGcactgggaggtgtgggctgtgtccactggaaacgatgtggagctgccggtgttggactggggtggataaagttaaaaatctaagaacaccaggttatagtccaactggtttatttggaagcacgagctttcggagcgctgcttggGATGTTTGTGGAACAGGATCATCAGATagaaccacccgatgaaggagcagcgctccgaaagctaatgcttgcaAATGAGCCTGTTGGAGTAtcacctggtattgtgtgaattttaactttgcacaccccagtccaacaccgacaacTCCAAACcgggtacatagttctttgaaagttgcataattgggagacagggtggtgaaagtgacgttcagcacacttgccttcattgttcgcACCGttcagtgtaggagttgggacatcatgttgaggttgtacaggatattggtgagaccacttttagagTGCTGAGTACACTTTTGGTCGCCCTATTAACGACCACAGGTTGACAGGTTACTTTATTtcgatttataaaatcatgggtggTGCAGGAAAGGTAAATATCACAGGGGGGAAATGGTGAATCTGCCCTTTTTTACTTAAATTCTAAAATGTCCAAATACCATCAGTGACAGCAGCGTCGCCAGAGAGAATAATGCTCATGCTCCTCGCTGCACGCAACACACGCTTCACGACTTCCTTTTGGTGGGCCACTCAGAAGCCCTGGAAGACCGGAAGCGGActgtcctcctgccaatcagagccttcCTGTGGTCTGAATGCAGAAGTTGGAACACTAGCTTCGGAAGCTGCTgctgctctccctgaatgaagATCGAGTTTGCTCCAGGCTGCAACCTCCTTACTCCGCCGGTACGCCACTCTCTTTATCAACTCCTTTTTCATTTTTTTCATGCTGGGCTTCAATTTTTGACTTGCAGCAACCGAACAGAAAAGGAAATTAATCCACGGAGTAGACAGAATCAGGAAAAGGTTTTCATAAACAGAaagtggttcatgtatggaatgaatgtCCCGAGGAAGTCGTCGATGCACGTTTCGATGCaacctttaaaagacatttggataagtacatgaatagggaaggtgcggagggatatggggcaaacacCAGCAAGTGGCACTAGTTTAGGTTGAGAACATAGCACGGAATACttcgactgaagggtcagtttctgtgctgtctgactgtAACTGTTCTGTTGTGGTCTGAAaatcattttcttgccttccactTTAAACGTTGTTACTATACTTGCATCCAACACGTAAACCACTCAAACAAAGCCACCTCATGTACACAACATAAAAATCTACACTTTGatgttcaaaaatcagatgaactcagccttgaatatattcaatgacccccctaactgcaggaggacatccccacttctaatatatcacttgccttgctgattgcttgctgcacctgtctgacaactggcattgactggtgtagaaggacgctgaggcccctttgtccatccacacatcattcctgatgaagggctcatgcctgaaatgtcaactctcccgctcctcagatgctgcctgtcctgccgtgcttttctagcaccacactcttagactctgattccagcatctgcaggtctcaCTTTCTGTACATCGGATGCTGAGGGTTAACCTTTATAAGGGTCAGTGAGTCAATACCCAAGGTTTTTTCACCAGgataggagagtccagaactaaaatGCATAGCTtttaggtgagtggggaaagggacatgaggggcaaccttttcacacagagtggtacaTTTATAgaactgtcagaagaagtggtggaggctggaacaagtGCAACGTTTAAAACCCATCTTGAtgtgtaaatgaataggaaaagtatggagggatatgggccatgtgtaGACAATTGAGacaagattagtttaggatatctggtcgacactGACGagctgggctgaagggtctttttctgtgctgtaatactCAATTCAACTTCAGTGAATGCAGAAGCATGgttggactttcagagcagctttccaagatgttttgcccttactGGGAGCAAAAGAGGTTATAATGAAGTCTTTCGTTTAtgagacagcaactgagtaaGGGAGTACATCTGAGATTTTGGTGCACAGTGgaaattcattgcactgtggggatgaagccATACCCTATCCAATCATTTCTGCTAGTGAATGAGACAAGGCCTCAAGGTGAGGGGGAGTAGGtttaggacagtgatgaggaaGAACTGTTTTTCCCAGAGAGTAGTCAATCTACGGAATTTtacccacctaacccacacatccctggacactgtgggcaatttagcacggccaatccaaatcaaggccggtgagtaatgtagtgatgtggaaaatgaacatcagagaacatagaaagggacaaggagagtaaatataccagcaatcaaaactagATTCTAAAGATCACAAAAATTTAAACTAAAAattgtgtgtctgaatgtgtgctgcattgtaacaaaattgactgcacacattgaagagaataattatgatctgagactcctgaCAGAggcatggcttcaggatgacaaggattaGATCCTGAACAGAGAGACATTAGTTAAATGGGAAGCAAGGTAAAGTtaaaggtagagggttggcactgctaatcaaagcactgatcacagggtggTCTGGTGTCAGCTTGGGTTTCAggccctgatttctctgtcctctgttgatcGCCCTGTTCCCACAGACTAAGATGTCGATCTGTTCTCAGCTCTTAAAGAAGTAAACCAGAAACAGGGGTCTCCCAGGAATCTTACACTgccctacttgaggaattctGTCACCCTTACATCTATtagtacccagctatgatttacaataacatttacaccaacagaaataaagcatctgttatcaaatagGCATAGAGCACAGAAATAGACTTTTTCTCCATCTCATGCACACATGAGATAGATCATCCACGGGGGTGAGTTTGTATTTGCAGCATGACGTTTGCAAatacattctactttgctcaaagactgcacaatctgcaggcagtcaatacatgtaatattttgtaaattccactttgacaATAGATAAtgggcccactactttttgtcatttatataaatgatttggatgtgagcataagtggtatagttagtaagtttgctgatgacaccaaaattggagatgtagtggacagcgaaggaggttacctcagattacaatgggatcttgatcagataggccaatgggctgagaagcggcaaatggagtttaatttagataaatgtgaggtgctgcattttgggaaagcaaatcttagcaggacttgtacacttaatggtaaggtcgcagggagtgttgctgaacaaagagatcttggagtgcaggttcatagctccttgaaaatgcagTCACAGGTCAATAGGAAGCATTTGgaaaagctttcctttattggtcagagtattgagtacaggagttaggaggtcaggTTGCGGTTTACTGGACATTGGTTCggtcggtgtggagtttttgggccgagtggcctgcttccatactgtggggattctctgaagAGGAATGGACTTTTGCAAACTGTGCAAGGCAAAGCAGGCATGTTGCGAGGGCTTGCTGCTGGCCTTGCCCCGCCTCATGCTCCTTCCCCCTCTTGCCCACCCCTTGTTGGCGTCACAATGGCCCTGTGAATTTCGGAGTGAAGGTTGCTCCCTCTGGGCAACtcttcatcctgggagggagagagaggggggagggtggggtgatgTCTGTTCACTTGATGCAACTGGAGTGAATtcagggagggagcagactctgAAAACTCAGATATATGTCTTAATTACTCGGCTGAGGAGGGATGGAAGGATAAAGGAGGTGGAGTagatctcttttctgttcttactttgtcttttcttttctaccCTGGTCTGAAAGtgttgacttttgtaatctctttttacagagaatttgaagatctgaagacagaagtttcaagATTAACAGATGAAGGGCTGAGgactgaaatgtcgactctcctgctcctcggatgctgcctgacctgctgtgttttttcagcgtTGCACATttcaacactgactctccaatgtctgcagtcctcactttgacgtcTGACTGTCACTCAATCCATTGGGACAGCAAGGATTTTGGgctatgattctgtgaaaagtagcaaagctttttggttccagtctgactgttttcagcatcagtgggactgaatgAAGGCCCTACTGTTGCAGTGCActgtgtgtggagcctgaaacagttatacggcctggacAGAGGAATTCACGGCGTGGAGGGGCTCTATACGTGTTCGTGTGCAGCAGAAGCTTCAGCCATGGAAAAACCAGAGGAATCCCACCCTGTGGAGAAAAGATGGAAGTATGTCGACTGCgggaaatggtgagaaacttaataaagccaaagcacaaagggatctgggagtgctagtcgaggattctcgaaaggtaaacatgcaggttgagtctgtgattaagaaagcgaatgcaatgctgtctcttatctcaagagggttggaatataaaagcagagatgtactactaagactttataaagctctggttaggccccatttggagtactgtgtccagttttggtccccacacctcaggaaggacattctggcactggaacgtgtccagcggagattcacacggatgatccctggaatgacaggtctagcatatgaggaacggctgaggatactgggattgtattcgttggagtttagaagattaaggggagatctaatagagacgtacaaaataatacacggctttgaaaaggtggatgctagaaaattgtttctgttaggcgaggagactaggacccgtggacacagccttagaattagagggggtcatttcagaacggaaatgcggagacatttcttcagccagagagtggtgggcctgtggaattcattgccacggagtgcagtggaagccaggacgctaaatgtcttcaaggccgagattgataggttcttgttgtctagaggaattaagggctacggggagaacgctggcaagtggagctgaaatgcgcatcagccatgattgaatggcggagtggacttgatgggccgaatggccttacttcctcctatgtcttatggtcttatgggaaaggcttccgtgtcccatctgccctggagactcattggcgcagtcacaccagggagaggccattctcctaCCTCAGGTGCAGGAAGACCTTCAGCACTTCATCCCCTCTGCTGGccccaccagcaggtccacacgggggaagaggcccttcagctgcccagagtgcgggaagggctttacccagtcctcccacctgcggaagcaccagcgagttcacttGCCActgcagggggattgaaggagcgacGGCTCAGTGCCATAATCAACTGGACTGTCAACCCAGTTTAGGGgactcccgggtttgaatcccactgtggcagatggcggaattggaatatggtcagaaatctggagttcggAATCTATCGTTGAAACCATTTTCaggggatggagggaggtgtGGTGGTGGGAGAAAACCCCTATCCGATTCACTAACATcctttttagtgaaggaaactgccattgggGGAAAAAGAATCACTCAGTCATCCCAACTGCATcctttacccagtctggcctacgtgtgactccagacacgcagcagtgtggttgactctacactgccccaGAACAGGCAAATGCACGGAGAGAAGCTTACTTGGAGACATGATATGGGTtcaaattgctgagtgaggcagtaTTTCCTATGGGTTATGgttgtaccaaggatccaattccaAAAgattcctgctgcgcttttccagcaacacattttcagctctgatctccagcatctgcagtcctcactttctcctccaattacaaagggacaactctgTACTGACCAATAGTTAAGGAAGTGAGATGGCAGGTGGGATGGGGCAGGAGTGTATGCGCTTTGATCTTGAgctgtttaaaaacaaaatcaactactctttctctgcctttttgctggtggggatctgaagctgtaacaaacttgggtcacaataaaggttaCTTGAACATACTGCCAGGCTCAGGCTCTCATCGAAAGCTTTGCGCTCCAAgcggtttttgttttaaagctgctcatttcttgcagcctcctgcattgagtttccaatgtcgtgtatCAGATGAAGCAGTGAATTACTAGCTAATATtgttagaaattgtaaatttttcagGAGTGCAGGCACTGCATCGTTTTATCGG of the Chiloscyllium punctatum isolate Juve2018m chromosome 36, sChiPun1.3, whole genome shotgun sequence genome contains:
- the LOC140460307 gene encoding uncharacterized protein, with protein sequence MEKPEVSRPEEKPWKCGDCGKGFRFPSALEIHRLSHTGEWPFPCPVCGKGFSDSTNLQIHQRVHTGERPFSCPECGKAFSNSSHLVRHQRVHTGERPFTCSQCGKGFICSYHMLRHQRVHTGERPFTCSQCGKGFTCSSHLRSHQRVHTGERPFSCTECGKAFRNYTSLLRHRQLHTGERPFRCHECGKAFSNSSDLLRHRRIHTGERPFSCTDCGKAFTRSSHLQSHQRVHVSSQGD